In Alkalihalobacillus sp. TS-13, the following are encoded in one genomic region:
- a CDS encoding sulfurtransferase, which translates to MKNIVSADWFRSRLDDPNVVPVDCRFYLQEKERGMEEYQDAHIPGASYADLEKNLSGQVQGHGGRHPLPNLDDFLQFLGAIGIDNSKTVVAYDAQNTAMAARLWWMLKYLDHEEVYVLDGGIQEWEKKGYPLTEKLPDVEKTTYRPNIKEDMIADLAEVKLASQLDDTILVDARDNDRFAGKSEPIDPKAGHIPTAQNKFFADNLEQGKWKSKEQLKDRFQDQLHKPIINYCGSGVTACVNVLALDEIEKKSKLYVGSWSDWSSYDENPVETEKM; encoded by the coding sequence ATGAAAAATATCGTTTCGGCGGACTGGTTTCGTTCCAGACTGGATGATCCAAATGTCGTACCAGTCGATTGTCGTTTCTATCTACAGGAAAAAGAACGGGGAATGGAAGAGTACCAGGATGCTCATATACCAGGAGCAAGTTATGCCGATCTTGAAAAGAATCTTTCCGGGCAAGTTCAAGGTCATGGCGGCCGTCATCCATTACCGAACCTTGATGACTTTCTCCAATTCCTTGGGGCGATCGGCATTGATAACTCGAAAACGGTTGTCGCGTATGATGCTCAGAATACAGCAATGGCTGCGAGATTATGGTGGATGCTCAAGTATCTCGATCATGAGGAAGTGTATGTCCTTGATGGCGGGATCCAGGAATGGGAGAAGAAAGGATATCCACTCACCGAAAAATTACCGGATGTAGAGAAGACAACCTATAGGCCGAATATAAAAGAGGACATGATTGCAGATCTAGCAGAAGTCAAGCTCGCATCACAACTCGATGATACGATTCTTGTCGATGCACGGGACAATGATCGTTTTGCAGGAAAATCGGAACCGATCGATCCGAAAGCAGGGCATATCCCGACAGCTCAAAATAAATTTTTTGCAGATAATCTGGAACAAGGCAAGTGGAAATCAAAAGAGCAATTGAAAGACCGTTTCCAAGACCAACTGCATAAACCGATCATCAACTATTGCGGATCAGGGGTCACAGCATGTGTGAACGTACTTGCTCTTGATGAAATCGAAAAGAAAAGCAAGCTCTATGTAGGCAGCTGGAGCGATTGGAGCTCCTACGATGAGAATCCAGTTGAAACAGAAAAAATGTAG
- a CDS encoding trimeric intracellular cation channel family protein produces the protein MTWDVLNVIGTLAFAISGAIVAMEEDYDLLGVMILGLATAFGGGIIRNILIEVPMTTLWQQDILIKVTVLLIFIVFIIPDTWIHFTRAWLNFFDAIGLATFAVQGAMYASVAGHSIAAVIMAAVMTGTGGGIVRDLLAGRKPTVLRYDIYAAWAIIAGVFIGLEITNDPWELYLLSAVLIFLRMCSAKYRWKLPHRYLHTF, from the coding sequence TTGACATGGGACGTTCTCAATGTAATTGGCACATTGGCATTCGCGATCAGTGGCGCGATTGTCGCAATGGAAGAAGATTATGATTTACTAGGTGTAATGATCCTCGGTCTGGCAACAGCTTTTGGAGGCGGGATCATCCGAAATATATTGATAGAAGTTCCGATGACGACGCTTTGGCAGCAAGATATACTCATCAAAGTCACGGTCCTTCTTATTTTCATCGTGTTCATTATCCCAGATACGTGGATTCATTTTACAAGAGCATGGTTGAACTTTTTTGATGCGATCGGGCTGGCGACATTTGCAGTACAAGGGGCAATGTACGCATCAGTTGCAGGCCATTCCATAGCCGCCGTCATCATGGCTGCGGTCATGACTGGAACAGGCGGAGGTATTGTCCGTGACCTTCTTGCAGGGAGGAAACCGACTGTCTTGCGCTACGATATTTACGCAGCTTGGGCCATCATTGCTGGAGTATTCATCGGACTTGAAATAACAAATGACCCTTGGGAACTGTATTTATTGAGTGCGGTCCTCATCTTCTTGCGGATGTGTTCCGCCAAATACCGCTGGAAGCTCCCGCACCGATATTTGCATACATTTTAG